The proteins below are encoded in one region of Mycobacterium shinjukuense:
- a CDS encoding histidinol-phosphate transaminase, whose product MSAANPALDDLSLRDDLRGKLPYGAPQLAVPVRLNTNENPHPPTQALVDDVVRSVREAAVDLHRYPDRDAVALRADLASYVTTQTGTAIGVDNVWAANGSNEILQQLLQAFGGPGRTALGFVPSYSMHPIICDGTRTEWLEALRADDFSLDVDVAVAAVADRRPDVVFVASPNNPSGQSVPLTDLRSLLDVVPGILIVDEAYGEFSSQPSAVSLVAEYPTRLVVTRTMSKAFAFAGGRLGYLVATPALVEAMLLVRLPYHLSSVTQAAARAALRHADDTLGSVATLIAERERVATALTGMGFRVIPSDANFVLFGEFVDAPATWRRYLDAGVLIRDVGIPGYLRATTGLADENDAFLQASARIAATALVPATPSRIGAP is encoded by the coding sequence ATGAGCGCAGCGAACCCCGCGCTGGACGACCTGTCGCTGCGCGACGACCTGCGGGGCAAACTACCTTACGGCGCACCGCAATTAGCGGTGCCGGTGCGGTTGAACACCAACGAGAACCCGCACCCGCCCACCCAGGCGCTGGTCGACGACGTGGTGCGGTCGGTTCGGGAGGCGGCCGTCGACCTGCATCGCTACCCCGACCGTGACGCGGTGGCCCTGCGCGCGGATCTGGCCTCCTACGTGACCACCCAGACCGGGACGGCGATCGGCGTCGACAACGTGTGGGCTGCCAACGGTTCCAACGAGATTCTGCAACAGCTGCTACAGGCTTTCGGCGGGCCGGGGCGCACCGCACTCGGTTTCGTGCCGTCCTACTCGATGCACCCGATCATCTGCGACGGCACCCGCACCGAATGGCTCGAAGCGCTTCGCGCCGACGACTTCAGCCTCGACGTCGACGTCGCCGTCGCCGCCGTGGCCGACCGCCGGCCCGATGTGGTCTTCGTCGCCAGCCCCAACAACCCGTCCGGGCAGAGTGTTCCGTTGACGGATCTGCGCAGCCTGCTCGATGTGGTGCCGGGAATCTTGATCGTCGACGAGGCCTATGGTGAGTTTTCTTCGCAGCCCAGCGCGGTGTCGCTGGTCGCGGAGTATCCGACCAGACTGGTCGTCACCCGCACCATGAGCAAGGCGTTCGCCTTCGCCGGCGGCCGGCTGGGCTACCTGGTCGCCACCCCGGCCCTGGTCGAGGCGATGTTGCTGGTTCGGCTGCCCTATCACCTGTCGTCGGTCACCCAGGCCGCGGCACGGGCCGCACTGCGGCACGCCGACGACACCTTGGGCAGCGTCGCCACCTTGATCGCCGAACGTGAACGGGTCGCAACGGCGTTGACCGGCATGGGCTTTCGAGTCATCCCGAGCGATGCCAACTTTGTGCTGTTCGGGGAGTTCGTTGACGCGCCGGCCACTTGGCGGCGTTATCTGGACGCGGGAGTGCTGATCCGCGACGTCGGGATTCCCGGCTATCTGCGCGCCACCACCGGCCTGGCCGACGAGAACGACGCGTTCCTGCAAGCCAGCGCCCGGATCGCCGCCACCGCACTGGTCCCAGCCACCCCCAGCCGCATAGGAGCGCCGTGA
- the hisD gene encoding histidinol dehydrogenase, protein MLARIDLRGEELTAARLRAAVPRGDAEVESFLPAVRPIVDAVAAGGVRAALDFGQTFDGVRPPTVRVPDAALQAALDDLDGDVRDALQVMIERTRAVHAGQRRSDVTTALGPGATVTERWVPVERVGLYVPGGNAVYPSSVVMNVVPAQVAGVDSLVVASPPQAHWGGWPHPTILAAARLLGVDEVWAVGGAQAVALLAYGGTDTDGSTELAPVDMITGPGNIYVAAAKRLCRSRVGIDAEAGPTEIVILADHTADPVHVAADLISQAEHDEMAASVLVTPSAELADATDAELAAQLQTTVHRQRVTAALSGRQSAIILVDDVDAAVSVVNTYAAEHLEIQTADASRVAGRIRSAGAIFVGPWSPVSLGDYCAGSNHVLPTAGCARHSSGLSVQTFLRGIHVVDYTEAALKDVCGHVITLAKAEDLPAHGEAVRRRFER, encoded by the coding sequence CTGCTGGCCCGCATTGATTTGCGGGGCGAGGAGTTGACGGCTGCGCGGTTGCGCGCCGCGGTCCCGCGTGGTGATGCCGAGGTGGAGAGTTTCTTGCCCGCGGTGCGGCCGATCGTGGACGCCGTGGCCGCGGGTGGCGTCCGGGCCGCGCTGGACTTCGGGCAGACGTTCGACGGCGTGCGGCCGCCGACCGTCCGGGTGCCGGATGCCGCGCTGCAGGCGGCGCTGGACGACCTGGACGGCGACGTCCGGGACGCGTTGCAGGTGATGATCGAGCGGACCCGCGCGGTGCACGCCGGCCAGCGGCGCAGCGACGTCACGACGGCGCTGGGCCCGGGCGCCACGGTCACCGAGCGGTGGGTCCCGGTCGAGCGGGTGGGCCTCTACGTGCCCGGCGGTAACGCGGTCTACCCGTCCAGCGTGGTGATGAACGTGGTGCCGGCGCAGGTCGCCGGTGTCGATTCGCTGGTGGTTGCCAGCCCGCCGCAGGCGCATTGGGGCGGATGGCCGCACCCGACGATCCTGGCGGCGGCCCGGTTGTTGGGTGTCGACGAGGTCTGGGCCGTCGGAGGGGCGCAGGCGGTGGCTTTGCTGGCCTACGGCGGCACCGACACCGACGGCAGCACAGAACTGGCGCCGGTCGACATGATCACCGGGCCAGGCAACATCTACGTCGCGGCCGCAAAACGGCTGTGCCGCTCCCGGGTGGGCATCGACGCGGAAGCCGGGCCGACCGAGATCGTCATCCTCGCCGATCACACCGCCGATCCGGTGCATGTGGCCGCCGACCTGATCAGCCAGGCCGAACACGACGAGATGGCGGCCAGCGTGCTGGTCACCCCGAGTGCGGAGCTGGCCGACGCCACCGACGCCGAACTGGCCGCGCAGCTGCAAACCACGGTGCACCGCCAGCGGGTGACGGCCGCGCTGAGCGGGCGTCAATCGGCGATCATTCTGGTCGACGACGTGGACGCCGCCGTCTCGGTGGTAAACACCTACGCCGCTGAGCATCTGGAGATCCAGACCGCCGACGCGTCACGGGTTGCCGGTCGGATACGTTCGGCCGGCGCCATTTTCGTCGGCCCGTGGTCACCGGTCAGCCTTGGCGACTACTGCGCGGGGTCCAATCATGTGCTGCCGACCGCGGGTTGCGCTCGACACTCCAGCGGCCTGTCGGTGCAGACTTTCCTGCGCGGCATCCACGTCGTCGACTACACCGAGGCCGCCCTCAAAGACGTCTGCGGACATGTGATCACGCTGGCCAAGGCCGAGGACCTGCCGGCACACGGTGAAGCAGTGCGGCGGAGGTTCGAGCGATGA
- a CDS encoding nitroreductase family deazaflavin-dependent oxidoreductase, protein MSAKDHPNNAPGVPMVYPPWFENFQIKYINPALKPIARYLPGTATIEHRGRKSGKRYKTLVTPYRKGNVLAIALGHGKTDWVKNVLAAGEADVHVARRRLHLTNPRILPAGADGEGLPFMARVQLRRMGVFVADIG, encoded by the coding sequence ATGTCGGCAAAGGATCACCCCAACAACGCCCCGGGCGTCCCGATGGTATACCCGCCGTGGTTCGAGAACTTCCAGATCAAATACATCAACCCGGCACTCAAACCAATTGCGCGCTATCTGCCCGGGACCGCGACCATCGAGCACCGCGGTCGTAAGTCGGGCAAACGGTACAAAACTCTGGTGACCCCCTACCGCAAGGGCAACGTGTTGGCGATCGCCCTGGGACACGGCAAAACAGACTGGGTGAAAAACGTCCTGGCCGCGGGCGAGGCCGACGTGCATGTCGCCCGCCGCCGGCTGCACCTCACCAATCCCCGGATTCTGCCCGCCGGCGCCGACGGTGAGGGGTTGCCCTTCATGGCCCGCGTGCAGCTGCGTCGGATGGGGGTCTTCGTCGCCGATATCGGCTGA
- a CDS encoding trimeric intracellular cation channel family protein — MAGTVGEFLRVIDLAGVFGNAVLGGIVARELRMDPVGFVALAIMSGLGGGIIRDTLLQHGPPIALTDYLYAITAGAGAIVAFLAPVHGRIWSLVFPVVDALALGCWAAAGAQKTLDVGLGWLAAVLLGTITAVGGGALRDLTVRRIPQIFGGNTLYATCAVAASLTVVLFTYTGNASTGTVVATCVGAALCLLARWRGWQLWQGLEWDYAFQRSRGKRFPTIRVRVNRTPAPPQHPPAE; from the coding sequence GTGGCCGGCACGGTTGGTGAATTTCTTCGGGTGATCGACCTCGCCGGCGTCTTCGGCAACGCCGTGCTCGGTGGAATCGTGGCGCGCGAACTGCGGATGGATCCCGTCGGATTCGTCGCGCTGGCGATCATGTCCGGCCTCGGCGGCGGCATCATCCGGGACACCCTGCTGCAGCATGGCCCGCCGATCGCGCTGACCGACTACCTGTATGCGATAACCGCGGGCGCCGGGGCGATCGTCGCCTTCCTCGCTCCGGTGCATGGCCGGATCTGGAGTCTGGTCTTCCCGGTGGTCGATGCGCTGGCCCTGGGTTGCTGGGCGGCCGCGGGCGCACAGAAAACGCTCGACGTCGGGCTGGGCTGGCTGGCGGCTGTGCTGTTGGGCACCATCACCGCGGTCGGCGGCGGGGCGTTGCGCGACCTGACCGTCCGACGGATCCCACAGATTTTCGGCGGCAACACCCTCTATGCCACCTGCGCGGTGGCGGCCAGTCTGACGGTGGTGCTGTTCACCTACACCGGGAACGCGTCGACGGGCACGGTGGTGGCAACTTGTGTTGGTGCCGCGCTGTGCCTGCTCGCCCGCTGGCGTGGTTGGCAGTTGTGGCAGGGATTGGAATGGGACTACGCGTTCCAGCGTTCGCGCGGCAAGCGCTTTCCCACGATCAGGGTGCGGGTCAATCGGACGCCCGCCCCGCCCCAGCATCCACCGGCCGAGTAG
- the nadC gene encoding carboxylating nicotinate-nucleotide diphosphorylase encodes MMLSDGERAAVHDTIRRGLDEDLRYGPDVTTIATVPADAVATAAMVAREPGVIAGVDVALLVLDEVIGTAGYQVLDRVEDGARVQPGQSLLTARAETRGLLTAERTMLNLVCHLSGIATATAAWVEAVNGTKVKIRDTRKTLPGLRALQKYAVRVGGGVNHRLGLGDAALIKDNHVAAAGSVVAALRAVRAAAPDLPCEVEVDSLEQLDAVLAEKPELILLDNFSVWQTQVAVQRRDARAPAVLLESSGGLSLQTAATYAATGVDYLAVGALTHSARALDIGLDM; translated from the coding sequence TTGATGCTGTCCGACGGGGAGCGGGCGGCCGTCCATGACACCATTCGGCGCGGTCTCGACGAGGATTTGCGCTACGGGCCGGACGTGACCACGATCGCCACGGTGCCCGCCGATGCGGTGGCCACCGCGGCGATGGTGGCCCGGGAGCCCGGCGTGATCGCCGGGGTAGACGTGGCGTTGTTGGTGCTCGACGAGGTGATCGGGACGGCCGGCTACCAGGTGCTCGACCGTGTCGAGGACGGTGCCCGGGTGCAGCCGGGGCAGTCGCTGTTGACCGCGCGAGCCGAAACCCGCGGCCTGTTGACCGCGGAGCGGACCATGTTGAACCTGGTCTGTCACCTGTCGGGCATCGCCACCGCGACGGCGGCCTGGGTCGAGGCGGTGAACGGCACCAAGGTCAAGATCCGCGATACCCGCAAAACCCTGCCCGGCCTGCGTGCGCTGCAGAAATATGCCGTGCGCGTCGGTGGGGGCGTCAACCACCGGCTGGGACTCGGCGATGCGGCCCTGATCAAGGACAACCACGTCGCCGCCGCGGGATCGGTGGTCGCCGCGCTGCGGGCGGTGCGGGCAGCCGCACCCGATTTGCCCTGCGAGGTTGAAGTGGACTCGCTCGAGCAGTTGGACGCCGTACTGGCCGAAAAGCCCGAACTGATCCTGCTGGACAACTTCTCGGTGTGGCAGACCCAGGTGGCGGTGCAGCGACGGGACGCCCGCGCGCCGGCCGTGTTGCTCGAATCATCCGGCGGGCTCAGCCTGCAGACGGCTGCGACCTACGCCGCAACGGGTGTGGATTACCTCGCGGTGGGTGCGCTGACCCATTCCGCGCGCGCGCTCGACATCGGCCTGGACATGTAG
- a CDS encoding L-aspartate oxidase gives MNAGPAWKDAADVVVIGTGVAGLAAALAAHRAGRDVVVLSKAAQTSGVTATHYAQGGIAVVLPNSADSVDAHVADTVAAGAGLCDPDAVYSIVADGYRAVTELVGYGARFDEAAPGRWALTREGGHSRRRIVHAGGDATGAEVQRALDHAAGALDIRTGQVALRVLRDDGAVTGVLVGSRDGFGIISAPSVILATGGLGQLYNATTNPEGSTADGVALALWAGVAVSDLEFIQFHPTMLCAPGRGSGGRRPLITEAVRGEGAILIDRHGNSVTAGFHPMGDLAPRDVVASAIDARLKDRGDPCVYLDARGIEGFEWRFPTVTAACRAAGIDPVRQPIPVVPGAHYSCGGVVTDVSGQTELPGLFAAGEVARTGMHGANRLASNSLLEGLVVGGRAGRLAAAHAVAAGRPQAMLPEPIAHTALPRGELQRAMSRDASVVRTADGLCRLSASLAGAHVRNVASRRDFEDVALTLAARTVTAAALARSESRGCHHRAEHSCAAPDQARSILVRLADDHNEVRVEALAAVG, from the coding sequence ATGAACGCCGGCCCCGCCTGGAAGGACGCGGCCGACGTCGTGGTGATCGGAACCGGTGTCGCCGGCTTGGCCGCCGCGCTGGCCGCCCACCGAGCCGGCCGCGACGTTGTCGTACTCAGCAAGGCGGCCCAGACGTCCGGGGTGACCGCGACACACTACGCGCAAGGCGGCATCGCGGTGGTGCTGCCGAACAGCGCTGATTCGGTCGACGCACACGTCGCCGACACCGTGGCCGCGGGCGCGGGCCTGTGCGATCCCGACGCGGTGTATTCGATCGTCGCCGACGGCTATCGTGCCGTGACCGAGCTGGTCGGTTATGGGGCGCGGTTCGACGAAGCGGCCCCGGGCCGGTGGGCGCTGACCCGCGAAGGCGGACACTCGCGCCGTCGGATCGTGCACGCCGGGGGCGACGCCACCGGGGCCGAGGTCCAGCGCGCGCTCGACCACGCCGCCGGGGCGCTCGACATTCGCACCGGTCAGGTGGCGCTGCGCGTCCTGCGGGACGATGGTGCCGTCACCGGCGTACTGGTGGGCAGCCGCGACGGATTCGGCATCATCAGCGCACCGTCGGTGATCCTGGCCACCGGCGGGCTCGGGCAGCTGTACAACGCGACCACCAACCCCGAGGGCTCCACCGCCGATGGCGTCGCGTTGGCGCTGTGGGCCGGGGTCGCGGTCAGCGACCTGGAGTTCATCCAGTTCCACCCGACGATGCTTTGTGCCCCCGGTCGCGGCAGCGGTGGCCGGCGACCGCTGATCACCGAGGCAGTCCGCGGCGAGGGTGCGATTTTGATTGACCGGCATGGTAATTCGGTGACGGCTGGCTTTCATCCGATGGGCGACCTGGCCCCGCGGGACGTCGTCGCGAGCGCCATCGACGCACGGCTGAAGGACCGCGGCGATCCGTGCGTCTACCTCGATGCCCGCGGCATCGAGGGCTTCGAATGGCGGTTCCCGACCGTTACCGCCGCGTGCCGGGCCGCCGGCATCGACCCCGTCCGTCAGCCCATCCCGGTCGTGCCGGGGGCGCATTACAGCTGCGGTGGCGTCGTCACCGATGTGTCCGGTCAGACCGAGCTGCCCGGATTGTTCGCCGCGGGTGAGGTGGCCCGCACCGGCATGCACGGTGCCAACCGCCTGGCGTCGAACAGCCTGCTGGAAGGCCTGGTGGTGGGCGGCCGCGCCGGAAGGCTGGCGGCCGCACACGCGGTGGCGGCTGGGCGTCCGCAGGCGATGCTGCCCGAGCCGATCGCGCACACCGCGCTGCCACGAGGCGAGCTGCAACGCGCGATGAGCCGCGACGCCTCGGTGGTGCGTACCGCCGACGGGCTATGCCGCCTGTCGGCATCGCTTGCCGGCGCGCATGTTCGCAACGTGGCAAGTCGTCGTGATTTCGAGGATGTGGCGTTGACGCTGGCCGCCCGGACGGTGACCGCCGCCGCCCTGGCCCGCAGCGAAAGCCGCGGATGTCACCACCGCGCGGAGCACTCGTGTGCCGCACCGGACCAGGCGCGCAGCATCCTGGTTCGGCTGGCCGACGATCACAACGAGGTCCGCGTGGAGGCGCTGGCGGCGGTGGGTTGA
- the nadA gene encoding quinolinate synthase NadA codes for MTVLTRMDTLVDDLTERIANTPTGYTGVDADEQWAAEVRRLARLRGATVLAHNYQLPAIQDVADHVGDSLALSRIAAEAPEDTIVFCGVHFMAETAKILSPDKTVLIPDQRAGCSLADSISPEELRAWKDEHPGAVVVSYVNTTAAVKALTDICCTSSNAVDVVASIDPDREVLFCPDQFLGAHVRRVTGRTNLHVWAGECHVHAGINGEELTNQALANPDAELFVHPECGCATSALYLAGEGAFPSDRVKILSTGGMLEAAHQTSARKVLVATEVGMLHQLRRAAPGVDFRAVNDRASCKYMKMITPAALLRCLVDGADEVHVDPTTAAAARRSVQRMITIGQPGGGE; via the coding sequence GTGACGGTCTTGACCCGCATGGACACGCTCGTCGATGACCTGACTGAACGCATCGCCAACACCCCAACCGGCTACACCGGGGTCGACGCTGACGAGCAGTGGGCCGCCGAGGTTCGCCGACTGGCGCGATTGCGCGGGGCCACCGTGCTGGCGCACAACTACCAACTACCCGCGATCCAAGACGTCGCCGACCACGTGGGCGATTCGCTGGCGCTGTCCCGGATTGCCGCCGAGGCGCCCGAGGACACCATCGTGTTCTGCGGGGTGCACTTCATGGCGGAAACCGCCAAGATCCTCAGCCCGGACAAGACCGTGCTCATCCCGGATCAGCGGGCCGGCTGCTCGTTGGCCGATTCGATCTCCCCCGAGGAGTTGCGGGCCTGGAAGGACGAGCATCCCGGCGCCGTCGTCGTCTCCTACGTCAACACCACGGCGGCGGTCAAGGCGCTCACCGACATCTGTTGCACGTCGTCGAACGCGGTCGACGTGGTCGCCTCCATCGACCCCGATCGCGAGGTGCTGTTCTGCCCGGACCAATTCCTCGGTGCGCATGTGCGGCGGGTGACCGGCCGCACGAACCTGCACGTCTGGGCCGGCGAATGCCATGTGCACGCCGGTATCAACGGTGAGGAGCTCACCAACCAGGCCCTGGCGAACCCCGATGCCGAACTGTTCGTGCACCCGGAGTGCGGGTGCGCCACCTCGGCGCTCTACCTCGCCGGTGAGGGCGCGTTCCCGTCGGATCGGGTGAAGATCTTGTCCACCGGCGGGATGCTCGAGGCGGCCCACCAGACCAGCGCCCGCAAAGTCTTGGTCGCCACCGAGGTCGGCATGTTGCACCAGCTGCGCCGGGCCGCGCCGGGCGTCGACTTCCGGGCGGTCAACGATCGCGCGTCGTGCAAGTACATGAAGATGATCACCCCCGCGGCGCTGTTGCGGTGTCTGGTGGACGGCGCCGACGAGGTTCATGTCGACCCGACAACCGCCGCAGCGGCACGGCGAAGCGTGCAGCGGATGATCACGATCGGCCAGCCCGGCGGTGGCGAATGA
- a CDS encoding NUDIX hydrolase, translated as MPNGSTAHEVLAVVFQVRLVTAGPRTEKPQLNVLLWERARDPQKGTWSLPGGRLRTDEDMTTSVRRQLAEKVDLRELAHLEQLAVFSDPHRVPGARVIASTFLGLVPSPATPELPADTRWHPVSSLPPMAFDHGPMVTHARARLVAKMSYTNIGFALAPQEFALSTLRDIYGAALGYQVDATNLQRVLARRKVITQTGTIAQSGRSGGRPAALYRFTDSQLRVTDEFAALRPPS; from the coding sequence ATGCCCAATGGTAGCACCGCGCACGAGGTGCTGGCGGTCGTGTTTCAGGTCCGCCTGGTTACAGCCGGCCCGCGAACGGAGAAACCGCAGCTAAACGTGCTGTTATGGGAGCGTGCCCGGGATCCGCAAAAAGGCACCTGGTCATTGCCGGGTGGCCGACTGCGCACCGACGAGGACATGACCACCTCGGTCCGACGCCAACTGGCCGAGAAGGTCGACCTGCGGGAGTTGGCACATCTGGAACAGCTCGCGGTATTCTCCGACCCTCATCGGGTGCCGGGTGCCCGGGTGATCGCGTCGACCTTCCTGGGGTTGGTGCCCTCCCCCGCCACCCCGGAGTTGCCGGCGGACACCCGCTGGCACCCGGTGAGTTCACTGCCGCCGATGGCGTTCGACCATGGCCCGATGGTGACCCACGCCCGCGCCCGACTGGTCGCCAAAATGTCCTATACCAATATTGGATTTGCCTTGGCGCCACAAGAATTCGCTCTGTCAACGCTGCGCGACATCTACGGTGCCGCGTTGGGTTATCAGGTCGATGCCACCAACCTGCAGCGGGTCCTGGCCCGTCGCAAGGTGATCACCCAGACCGGCACCATCGCCCAGTCCGGGCGCAGCGGTGGGCGCCCGGCAGCGCTGTACCGGTTCACCGACTCCCAGCTGAGGGTCACCGACGAGTTCGCCGCATTGCGGCCTCCCAGTTAG